In Tepidimonas taiwanensis, the following are encoded in one genomic region:
- a CDS encoding class I SAM-dependent methyltransferase, with amino-acid sequence MRDRARSRARPASAAVDRWPLPALALWVVAWAGFVALRVGLQRPVAEAFGIPALLALVWALRRGTTPMRRMVMALGFPLSWVLAAGMVPLPPAWVWAVLLALALAMYPWRTWRDAPLYPTPPGALDGLREAVWLPPVARVLDAGCGAGDGLRALERAYPDARLDGVERSWPFAWLARLRAPVGARVWRGDMWTLDWSGYDLVYLFQRPETMPRAAEKAARELRPGAWLVSLEFDVPGWTPTVCWHCPDGRPVWAYRAPLAAPPGHSSASQRASTAAAGSGRPCR; translated from the coding sequence ATGCGCGATCGCGCCCGCTCCCGCGCCCGCCCCGCGTCCGCGGCGGTGGACCGCTGGCCGCTGCCGGCGCTCGCGCTGTGGGTCGTGGCCTGGGCGGGGTTCGTCGCGCTGCGCGTCGGCCTGCAGCGGCCGGTGGCCGAGGCGTTTGGCATCCCGGCGCTGCTCGCGCTGGTGTGGGCGCTGCGCCGCGGCACCACGCCGATGCGGCGCATGGTGATGGCGTTGGGGTTTCCGCTGTCGTGGGTGCTCGCCGCCGGGATGGTGCCGCTGCCGCCGGCGTGGGTGTGGGCGGTGCTGCTGGCGCTGGCGCTGGCGATGTACCCGTGGCGCACGTGGCGCGACGCGCCGCTGTACCCGACGCCGCCCGGCGCGCTCGATGGCCTGCGCGAGGCGGTGTGGCTGCCGCCCGTGGCGCGCGTGCTCGACGCCGGCTGCGGTGCCGGTGATGGGTTGCGGGCGCTGGAACGGGCGTATCCGGATGCGCGGCTCGACGGCGTCGAGCGTTCGTGGCCCTTCGCGTGGCTGGCGCGGCTGCGCGCGCCGGTGGGCGCGCGCGTGTGGCGGGGGGACATGTGGACGCTGGATTGGTCGGGCTACGACCTCGTGTACCTGTTCCAGCGGCCCGAGACGATGCCGCGCGCGGCAGAAAAGGCCGCGCGCGAGCTGCGCCCCGGGGCCTGGCTGGTGAGCCTGGAGTTCGACGTGCCCGGCTGGACCCCGACGGTGTGCTGGCACTGTCCGGACGGCCGGCCGGTGTGGGCCTACCGTGCGCCGTTGGCGGCGCCCCCCGGGCACTCATCGGCCAGCCAGCGCGCCAGCACCGCCGCCGCCGGTTCGGGCAGGCCGTGCAGGTAG
- a CDS encoding ParB/RepB/Spo0J family partition protein: MVSKKPKGLGRGLEVLLGPAVDAAPADDAPRSLPLADLVPGAYQPRTRMDEGALYELAESIRAQGVMQPVLVRRLADDVGAQRLAAWHASPAGQPFAPAAPRGARPVYEIIAGERRFRAARLAGLDEVPVLVREVPDEVAAAMALIENIQREDLNPLEEAQGLQRLIKEFGLTHEQAAQAVGRSRSAATNLLRLLQLAEPVQTMLMAGDLDMGHARALLSLDRATQITAAHQIAAKGLSVREAESLVKRLTAEFALTPPRPKAEKSRDVRRVEEELAELLAAEVEVRVKKRVKRGGRVWEQGELAIAFGSLDELNGLIDRLRALHG; this comes from the coding sequence ATGGTGAGCAAAAAACCCAAAGGCCTCGGGCGCGGGCTCGAGGTGTTGCTGGGCCCCGCCGTGGACGCGGCGCCCGCGGACGACGCACCGCGCAGCCTGCCGCTGGCGGACCTGGTGCCCGGGGCGTACCAACCGCGCACGCGCATGGACGAGGGCGCGCTGTACGAGCTGGCCGAGAGCATCCGCGCCCAGGGCGTGATGCAGCCGGTGCTGGTGCGGCGCCTGGCGGACGACGTGGGGGCGCAGCGGCTGGCGGCGTGGCACGCCAGCCCGGCGGGGCAGCCGTTTGCGCCCGCCGCGCCGCGGGGGGCGCGGCCGGTGTACGAAATCATCGCCGGGGAGCGGCGCTTCCGCGCGGCGCGGCTGGCGGGACTCGACGAGGTGCCGGTGCTGGTGCGCGAGGTACCGGACGAGGTCGCCGCCGCGATGGCGCTGATCGAGAATATCCAGCGCGAGGATCTGAACCCGCTGGAGGAGGCGCAGGGCCTGCAGCGCCTGATCAAGGAGTTCGGCCTGACGCACGAGCAGGCGGCGCAGGCCGTGGGGCGCTCGCGCAGCGCGGCGACCAACCTGCTGCGCCTGCTGCAACTGGCCGAGCCGGTGCAGACGATGCTGATGGCGGGCGACCTGGACATGGGGCATGCGCGCGCGCTGCTGAGCCTGGATCGGGCGACCCAGATCACCGCGGCGCACCAGATCGCGGCCAAGGGCCTGTCGGTGCGCGAGGCCGAGTCGCTGGTCAAGCGCCTGACGGCCGAGTTCGCCCTGACGCCGCCGCGCCCCAAGGCCGAGAAGTCGCGCGACGTCCGCCGGGTGGAGGAGGAGCTCGCCGAGCTGCTGGCCGCCGAGGTCGAGGTGCGCGTGAAAAAACGCGTCAAGCGCGGTGGCCGCGTGTGGGAACAGGGGGAGCTGGCGATCGCCTTTGGCTCGCTGGATGAGCTCAACGGGCTGATCGACCGGCTGCGCGCGCTGCACGGCTGA